CACGGGCGTCCCCCCACGGGAAGACGAATGGCGGGCCGAGGACTGCCCCCAGGCCGTATCCGCCGTCCACGCGGCCAACCCGGCCAGCAATACCAGGGAACGTATCAGAACCTTCATTTTCATCAGCTTGCAGGAGTGTGACAGATGCGCCGTAAGGAATCAACGATTATTCACGCTCGCGCTTATTCCTGAATTATTACGGTTGTTCCCATGCCGCATTTGTCAAACAAAATGCGGCATGCCTCCACCGGCACCCGGATGCACCCGTGGGAGTTGGCGTCCCGGTACACGGTGCCCACATGCAGCCCTATTCCCCCGTGAATGCGCATCCACAGCGGCATCTTGGCGCCAATGAATTTGCCGCCGGACGGAACGCGGGAAGAAGAAGTGGCGTCCGAATTCACGCACACGCCGCTTGCATCAAACACGCTGCCGTAGGACCGGGAGCGGTAGTCCGCATCCTTCTGGATGATGGAGAACCTGCCGCGGGGCGTTTCATGGGTGGATTTGCCCGTGCACACGGGAAAATTCATGGCGGGTTCACCGTTCACCCACAGCACGCCGCGCTGGTCCTTCAGATGAACCACGATTTTGCTGTTTTTCGTCTGCGCCTGCCGGATGCGCCCGTCATGGTACCAGATGTCACGCGTAAAGCGGTACTGGGGGTCCGCCACAAAGGCGTCATAGGAAGAAACGTACCTGCCATCCTTCATCAGCGGCTTGCCATGCGGGGTCTTCGGCGTGGAGGAACAGGCGGCCAGCAGCAGGGAGACGCAGAGGAAAAGAAGAAAAGCGAGAGGGGCGCGCGGCATGCGGCCTGCTTTACCTTCTTCCCCCGTGGAAATCAAGCACGATTCCCCTCCGTTCCGGCATGTTTTCAGGAATCCTGATAAACCTGGCCTTTTCCTGCCGTACTTCTTGCCGTTCTACTTCCGCACCACCATGAATTCCCCTTCTTCAGCTCCCATCCACCCCCCCAGGCTGCATTCCCTGGACGCCCTGCGCGGTCTGGACATGCTCATCATCCTGGGACTGGACGCCCTGGTCCTGTTGCTGGCCTCCAGAAACCCGGAAAGCGCCTTCCTTCAGGAAGCCGGACACCAGATGACCCACGCCGCCTGGGGCGGGCTGCGGCTGTATGACCTGGTGTTCCCCGTCTTCGTGTTCATCTCCGGCGTTTCCATGTCCTTCTCCCTGGCGAGGCATACGGACGGGAACGCCCCCGCCGCTCCGGGACTGCTCAAGATATGGAAACGCGCCCTCATCCTGGCCCTGCTGGGGATGCTGGTCAACGGAACGCTCACGTGGACGGAGGACATGCGGTATGCTTCCGTGCTGGGGCTGATCGGTTTTTCCTGCGCCATCGCGGGCACCTGCATTCTGCTGCTCCGGCGGCAGGGCTCCGTGGCCGCCGCGGGAGCCGCCCTGCTTGCCCTGGTGGCCGTTCTCCAATTCACGGGCGGCAATTTCACGCCAGGGGGCTCCGTCAATTCATGGGTGGACACACACTGGCTCCCCGGCCGCCTGCACGGGGGAACCTTTGATCCGGAAGGGCCGCTCTGCATCATCTCCGCCGCCGCGCTGTGCCTGGCTGGCTGGCTGGCGGGCAGCCTGCTCCGGAAAAACCGGGAACGGCCCGTGCGCTTCTGCCTTCTGACGCTGGCCGCGGGCAGCCTGCTGTTCTACGCCGCCCTGGCGCTGGACGGCGTTTATCCCATCATCAAAAACATGTGGACAGGCACCTTCATTCTGGCCGCCGCCGGGGCTTCCCTGATCGCCCTGTCCCTGTTCCACCTGGCCGTGGACGTGTGGAAGGGCGGCTCATGGGCCTTCCCCCTCCGCATCATCGGCCTGAACGCGCTGGCCGCGTACCTGATTCACGCCCTGGTGAACGTGCATGAACTCAACAGGCGCATTTTCAGCGGCGCGGCGGATTTCTTTCCTTCCGTTCAGCCCGTCTTTCTCGCCGTCTCCCTTCTGTTGCTGCAATGGCTGGTTTTATTCGCCTTCTTCCGGCGCAGCCTGTTCATTAAACTGTAACAGCCTTTCCAGGGAACTTTTACGGACCCCGTAAAACATAAAAACCGCCCCTTTCCCGGACCACGGGAAAACGGAGCCATGGACAGGCAGGCAAACAAAAATGCCTCCCCCGTGCAGGGGGAAGCATGTTCAAAAAATCAGGCTCAGGCCATGCCGGACTCAGCGCATACGGCGGCGGCGCAGCAGGGCCAGCAACAGCCCGGCGGCGGAAAGGCCGGCCGCAGCAGGTTCCGGAACGGGAGCCGCCCCGGTGATATAATGAATCTTCACGTTGGCCCACGCTCCCCCATTGGTGGTAATCCAGTACTTGCCCACATTCTCAGCAGTGGCCTCCAAAGGACCGTCCGCACGGGTCAGGATATTCCCATCGGCATCCCTGACCACGTAGTCCACCGTATCAAAGCCGTTGCCGCCCGAGGAGGATGAAGCGTTCTGCCCCAGGAGTTCACGCACCACCGTCCCAAAGGCGCCCGTGGTGGTATACGGATCAATGATAGCCTGAATAGTACCCCCGTTTGCATTGATCCAAAGGCTCGTCGTCGCAAGGCGCCCGTTCAGGCCGAAATCCCACACATACCCCTCGGACAGTCCCCCGCCCAAGGCTCCGGAATTAATCACGGAATCAATCGCCAGGTTGCCCCAGAGCTGCGTATTGCTGGAATTCAGGGTGAAGGATTTATCCATCTCCACATTTCCCAGGATCAAGGCCCCGCCCGTGTTGTTGCTGAGGGTGCCCGTACCCTTCAGGACAAGCTGGTCAATGCCCTTGTAATTCAAGTTTCCGGCCCCGGCGGTGGATATGGAGGCATCACTGTTAATGATGATGCTGTTTCCCGCACCAAGAGTGGTGGGAGGCACCCCGGATTCCGACCAGTTGCCCGCGTCCGTCCAGGAGGAGCCGTCACCGTTGCCCGTCCATTGATAGGTTGCCGCCATGCTGAAACCGGATACGGCAGCCAGAGCGCAGCAGGCAATAATTAGAGTTTTCTTCATGATATCAGGAATTAAAGATGGGCGCCAACAGTTGCAAATATTGCCTCCATGCTTCACAAATCCGTTCCCGTGAGCGTTTTGCGATCAAAAATCCAGGCATGTAACCATAGCTCCGGGTTTTTCTATATCGGATTGTGAATCCGTAAAATTTCATCAATGATGTAATATATTCAACATGAAATTATTAATTTTATTTAGCCGGCATGTTTGCTTAAATCGGAAATGGCGTATGATCCATTTCCAATGGGTGAAATCATTGGAAAATCAGGAATTCATCTCTTTTTAAATTGACCCCGGATTCACAATCCGTCTTCACAGGAAAAAGGAGGGAACCGGAACGGAAAAATCATTTTTTGCTCGTCTCCGGGAAATGCTCTGCCATCATAACGCAACGTCTTTTTTCCTGAGAACAGAGGCGCGCATCCCTTCAACGGCTTCCTTAACTTAATGATGATCCCATGAGAGCGTTCACCTTCCCGGCCCTTGTCCTGGCGGCCCTGACCGTCTGGACCGCCGCAGCCCAGACCCAGATATCCTCCATTACCCCTTTGCCGGGGAAAACCGCGCGGCCCCTTCCGGTCCCTCCCTACCAGTCCTTCTGCTGGTTTTCAGCGGACCGGGGCCGCTGGCCCGGAGACGGCAACCGGGTTCTGCCCTGGTTCGGCAAGACGGACCCCGGCAACCTGCTGGACAGCAAGCCGAACCCCAGCACTGCCAAGCCCGGGGACCATGCCATGTTTGCACTGTTCCACCTGAAGGACGGGCGTTTCATGGCGGTGCTCCCCGTCGCTACTCCTGATTCTCTCGCGTGGCTGAAGCTTGATGGAAACGGCAAATTCCTGGTGGAATACGGTACGCTGGGAACTTCCACGGTTAAGCCGCAGCCAGTGCTGGCCGTCACTGCCGTGGACAAGGATATTTACCGCGCCTGTTCCGCCGCATGGAGCAAAGCCCTCTCCCTCCCCTTCATCAAGGGAAGAACCTTCCCCCGTGAAAAAAAGGCCTACCCGGAACCGTTCAAATACCTGGGCTGGTGCAGCTGGGAGCAGTATAAAAAGAATATCTCCTCCAAACTGCTTGAACAGACGGCCAGCCAGCTGGAGGCCTCCCCCGTTCCCGTCCGGTGGATCCTGGTGGACGACGGCTTCCAGACCCAGGAGGGCCTTAAACTGATCAGCTTCCAGACCAACAAGGGCAAGTTCCCCCAGGGATGGGCGCCACTGATGAAGCACAAGAGCCCCAAATTGAAGTGGATGGGGTTATGGCACTGCTACTACGGCCTCTGGAACGGCATCCACCCCAAACACCGGCTGGACGCCCAGACGGCCCGTGGGCTGGTCACCACCTCCAAGGGGAAAATCCTTCCCGGTGACGGTCCCGGAGGAGCCGGGGCGTTTTACGGCCCGTTCCTTCAGTCCGTCAAGGACGCCGGGTTCGACTTCGTGAAGATTGACGTGCAGGCGGAATACCTGAAGCACGCGGACGGTCTGGACAACCCGGTGCACCACAACACCAAGTGCTCGGAGGCCCTGGAGCAGGCCTGCCGGAAAATGGGGCTCAACCTGGTCAACTGCATGGCGCAGGGCACCGTCAATATCCAGAATACCCGCTACAGCGCCGTCACCCGGTGCAGTATTGACTACAAGCTGGGGGATGAAGCCATGGGCAAGTCCCACATCCTCCAGTCTTATGCCAATACGCTCTGGCTGGGGCAGACCGCGTGGCCGGACCATGACATGTTCCACTCCACGGACCCCACCAGCGCGCGGCTCATGGCCGTCTCCAAAGCCGTTTCCGGCGGCCCGGTTTATCTTTCAGACCCCGCGGACAAGCTGAACCCGGAACATATCATGCCCCTGGTGTGGTCTGACGGCCTGCTGCTGCGCCCGCTGGCTCCCGCCGTTCCCCTGCCGGACTCCGTCTTTCTGGACGCCATGAACGAGAACCGCCTTTACCGGGTGATCGCCCCCCTGCCCGGCCAAAGCGCCGCCGTAGTGCTGTACAACCTCAGGCACCCCTCCCCGGCGGAACCGGTCCGGGGCAGGATTTCCCTGACGGATTACAACAATGCCGCAGCCCTGTTGAACGGCAAGGCGGCGGAGGCGTATGCCAGCCTTCCCCCGGAAGGAATCGCGGCCTATTCCGCAGAAGGCGGCCGCGCCCTGACCCAGGAACAGCCGGAGCTGGACGTGGAGCTCACGGGCTTCAAGGACCGCCTGTTCATCATGGCCCCCATCGTCCGGGGCTGGGCCGTCATCGGCAGGGGTGACAAGTTCCTCTCCCCGTGCGCCCTGGCCGCCGCTCCGGAATACGGGGCGGACGCCCTGCGTTTCCGCGTGAAGGAGTCCGGCCCGGTGGTCGTCTGGCACGGGAAAAGCGCCGTCAAGGCGGGAAATACCCCTGTCAAAGACCTGGGGAACGGCTTTTATGAATTGCAATTCCCCGTCTCCGACCGTCCGCTGGACATCACGGTGACGGCTGAATGATGCCGGTCCTCTCCAACCAATTCTTCTTCCTATGCATACGCTGCGCTCCCTGCTGATTTCCTCCCTTCTGCTCCCGTTCTGCTGGCACGCTCCGGCCTCCGCCCTCCCGGCGCCGGAAACCGTGGAACCCAAACAGGCCATTGAACAATTCCTGGGCCTGACCGCCATCTGGATGCTGGAAATGGAATGGACCCACGCCTATGCCAACAAAACGCCCAAGGCGGAGGACTTCCGGAACGCCATGCTGGCGGCGGGGCTCCAGCAATGCCCCGCGGACTTTCAGGAAGCATGGCTGCGGCAGGCGGACAAGCCGGGGCGCAATTACGCGGCCCCCGTCCTGCGCAAGTACGGCGTGAGCCTGAAGGACCTCCGGGAACGGCTCCAGGGCAAACTGTTCAAGATCAATCCCCAGGTGCGTCCGCCCATCCCCCTTTACGACGAGGATGAACAAATTCCCCGCATGGACCCGCGCACCTGCGGAGACCCCAAGGCCATTCTGAACGCCCTGGCCGTCCTGCGCGCGCAAATCATGGGCCTGACCCCGGCCCAGCTGGCCAAGGCCAGGCAGTCCATTGAACGGGTCATGCTGGAATTCACGCTGGCCTACATGGAAACCGCCATCTGCATGAACAGCGGAGGCATCCGGGAAAGCCAGGTGAAGGCGCTCTTTTCCCCCATCAGCACGGAGGGATGCCCGGAGGATTTCCGGCGCGCCTGGCAGCACGACCTGCCGTTCTTCCTGAAAGGGCATTTTACAGGACCGGAACTGACCCTTTCCACCGTCTGCAAGAAATACGGCGCCAGCGAACAGGAGGCTTTCCTCAAGGTTCGCAGAAAGATGAAGGAATGGGATATCCAGCCGCCCACCCCGCAGACGCAGCCCGCCTTCCGCCGGGACATGCAGGAAATCCGGGAGAACATGCTGGGTGGACGCTGACAGGAAAACACCCCACACCCTCCGCATATTTCACGGGCGGCACATCCACCGGACATTCCTCTCCGGGTCAGCCCAGCAATCCGGCATCCATCCCCTCGCTATACTCCCAGATGCCCTGCTCCACCATGAAGGAGCTCCAACTGTTGAGCAATTGCTCAAAGTAGGCGGCATTCACATTGAAATGGTAAAACGTGTGGTCCGCCACATCCAGAAGCTCAAATCTGGAGCGGTTCTTCTTTTTCCGCCACAGTTCCGCCAGCCGCTCGCTGTTGCGCCACGGCAGCAGCCTGTCCCTTCCGCCATGGCTGGCGAACAGGGGCGGCAGCCCTTTCTGCACGCGCCGCAGGGGATTGACGGCATCCCGCTGGTCCGGCGGCATCATGCCGCCCAGCTTAAAGGCGGACTGCGCCGCCAGGTCACACACGCCGCGGAACAGGGCCACGGCGGCGGGACCGGGAGGAAGGGGGGCCTTTTTACGGAACAGGGACCAGCGCGCGGGATGGTCCGGCAGGGCCGCATGCAGGGCCATCAGGCCGCCCGCATCACTCCCCGCCACGGTAATGCGGGCCGGGTCCAGCCCCAGCAAAGAGGCATTTTCATACACCCAGGCCCAGGCTTCCCGGCCCTCTTCCAGAATGTCCATGGGCTCTACCTCATAGGCGCCCCGGGTGCGGAACATGGGAATGATGCCCACAATACCCTGCTGCGCAAGGTGCAGCGCCCACGGGACAAAGTCCCCCAGGCTCTTGCCCACCCACATGCCGCCGTGGAAGAACAGCACGGAGGGCGCAGACGCGGCCGCATCATGGCCGGGAGGAAAAAAGACATACGCCATCAGCTCCTCCCCGTCCGCAAACCGCCTCCACACAAAGCCGGGCTGGTCCCGCAACAGTTTCCTGTACCGGGCTTCCGCCAGATGATCGGCTTCCGTGAACAATTCCATAAGAACGGCTTCATGATGCAATTGTGTTGCACTCCGCGCAAGTTTGATGTCTAAATAATCGTGTAATGACTTTTCGTTCCCTTCTCACCATGGCGTGCTGCGCCGCAGCCCTTCTCACTTCCGCATCCGCCGCTCCGCAGCCCGGAGACGCCAAGCTGAGGGACGATCTGGACGTAGCTTACAACACCTGGCGCCTGCATCTGCTGCGCGGCAACTATGACGGGTGGAGGGCCACCACCTCCGCCTACCGCCAGGTGAAAGTGCGCAATCTGGCCGTTTCCGAGAAACGCCCCTTCCCCGCCTCCCTGTTCCGGCAGCCCATGGCCCCCCCCGCGCTCGTCTCGCTGATGTACGTGGGCTCCGTGGTGGACGGCCCCACGGCAGCGGCCACCTATTACGGCAAGGTGGACCTGGGACTGGGCCAGGAACCTACGGACGCCAATGCCCTGGTCCTGCTGTTCACCCATGAAAACGGCAAATGGAAATATGACCAGGCGCGCTTCTTCAACCTCACCCGCCTGCCCGCCGTCAAGGAACGCCTCAAGCGCGGAGACGCCACCGTCCTGATGGAGCAGGACGGCTTCCAGCCCCTTGGGAAAATTCCCGCCGTGCCGCCCGTCTGCCCGCCGCCCAAATACATCGCAAAAATTCTGGTGGACTGCCCCGGCCGCACCGTGAAGGCGAACGTGAATAATATTTCTCCTCATGAATTCGACAACACGCGCCTGGCGGAAGTCATCTCCGGCGGCCTGCGGGACGGTACGAACTCGCTCACGCTGAACTTCTCGGACAGCCCGAACGGCAAGAAAGGCGCCGTC
This DNA window, taken from Akkermansia muciniphila, encodes the following:
- a CDS encoding L,D-transpeptidase, which produces MPRAPLAFLLFLCVSLLLAACSSTPKTPHGKPLMKDGRYVSSYDAFVADPQYRFTRDIWYHDGRIRQAQTKNSKIVVHLKDQRGVLWVNGEPAMNFPVCTGKSTHETPRGRFSIIQKDADYRSRSYGSVFDASGVCVNSDATSSSRVPSGGKFIGAKMPLWMRIHGGIGLHVGTVYRDANSHGCIRVPVEACRILFDKCGMGTTVIIQE
- a CDS encoding acyltransferase family protein, whose protein sequence is MNSPSSAPIHPPRLHSLDALRGLDMLIILGLDALVLLLASRNPESAFLQEAGHQMTHAAWGGLRLYDLVFPVFVFISGVSMSFSLARHTDGNAPAAPGLLKIWKRALILALLGMLVNGTLTWTEDMRYASVLGLIGFSCAIAGTCILLLRRQGSVAAAGAALLALVAVLQFTGGNFTPGGSVNSWVDTHWLPGRLHGGTFDPEGPLCIISAAALCLAGWLAGSLLRKNRERPVRFCLLTLAAGSLLFYAALALDGVYPIIKNMWTGTFILAAAGASLIALSLFHLAVDVWKGGSWAFPLRIIGLNALAAYLIHALVNVHELNRRIFSGAADFFPSVQPVFLAVSLLLLQWLVLFAFFRRSLFIKL
- a CDS encoding PEP-CTERM sorting domain-containing protein (PEP-CTERM proteins occur, often in large numbers, in the proteomes of bacteria that also encode an exosortase, a predicted intramembrane cysteine proteinase. The presence of a PEP-CTERM domain at a protein's C-terminus predicts cleavage within the sorting domain, followed by covalent anchoring to some some component of the (usually Gram-negative) cell surface. Many PEP-CTERM proteins exhibit an unusual sequence composition that includes large numbers of potential glycosylation sites. Expression of one such protein has been shown restore the ability of a bacterium to form floc, a type of biofilm.), coding for MKKTLIIACCALAAVSGFSMAATYQWTGNGDGSSWTDAGNWSESGVPPTTLGAGNSIIINSDASISTAGAGNLNYKGIDQLVLKGTGTLSNNTGGALILGNVEMDKSFTLNSSNTQLWGNLAIDSVINSGALGGGLSEGYVWDFGLNGRLATTSLWINANGGTIQAIIDPYTTTGAFGTVVRELLGQNASSSSGGNGFDTVDYVVRDADGNILTRADGPLEATAENVGKYWITTNGGAWANVKIHYITGAAPVPEPAAAGLSAAGLLLALLRRRRMR
- a CDS encoding Sip1-related alpha-galactosidase, coding for MRAFTFPALVLAALTVWTAAAQTQISSITPLPGKTARPLPVPPYQSFCWFSADRGRWPGDGNRVLPWFGKTDPGNLLDSKPNPSTAKPGDHAMFALFHLKDGRFMAVLPVATPDSLAWLKLDGNGKFLVEYGTLGTSTVKPQPVLAVTAVDKDIYRACSAAWSKALSLPFIKGRTFPREKKAYPEPFKYLGWCSWEQYKKNISSKLLEQTASQLEASPVPVRWILVDDGFQTQEGLKLISFQTNKGKFPQGWAPLMKHKSPKLKWMGLWHCYYGLWNGIHPKHRLDAQTARGLVTTSKGKILPGDGPGGAGAFYGPFLQSVKDAGFDFVKIDVQAEYLKHADGLDNPVHHNTKCSEALEQACRKMGLNLVNCMAQGTVNIQNTRYSAVTRCSIDYKLGDEAMGKSHILQSYANTLWLGQTAWPDHDMFHSTDPTSARLMAVSKAVSGGPVYLSDPADKLNPEHIMPLVWSDGLLLRPLAPAVPLPDSVFLDAMNENRLYRVIAPLPGQSAAVVLYNLRHPSPAEPVRGRISLTDYNNAAALLNGKAAEAYASLPPEGIAAYSAEGGRALTQEQPELDVELTGFKDRLFIMAPIVRGWAVIGRGDKFLSPCALAAAPEYGADALRFRVKESGPVVVWHGKSAVKAGNTPVKDLGNGFYELQFPVSDRPLDITVTAE
- a CDS encoding alpha/beta hydrolase, whose protein sequence is MELFTEADHLAEARYRKLLRDQPGFVWRRFADGEELMAYVFFPPGHDAAASAPSVLFFHGGMWVGKSLGDFVPWALHLAQQGIVGIIPMFRTRGAYEVEPMDILEEGREAWAWVYENASLLGLDPARITVAGSDAGGLMALHAALPDHPARWSLFRKKAPLPPGPAAVALFRGVCDLAAQSAFKLGGMMPPDQRDAVNPLRRVQKGLPPLFASHGGRDRLLPWRNSERLAELWRKKKNRSRFELLDVADHTFYHFNVNAAYFEQLLNSWSSFMVEQGIWEYSEGMDAGLLG